A DNA window from Theobroma cacao cultivar B97-61/B2 chromosome 5, Criollo_cocoa_genome_V2, whole genome shotgun sequence contains the following coding sequences:
- the LOC108661968 gene encoding uncharacterized protein LOC108661968, giving the protein MSKKRKLKDYEKVALIEECSVIIQNKLPLKLKDPKTFFILCTIGNVEFSKALCDFGDSVSLMPLFIFKKPGLEEIKTITVTLQLADRSIKYPIGIIENVLVKVEKFYISIDFIVLEMDEDVEIPLILGRLFLATVGEIIDVKNGKLTFKVREEKVVFNVFNTTKYPSSTDNCYGVDLVDKLTKEVFDRTVSKQRRKPKIIHKSARLAPPWKSWCCDAEEKNGGTILKAANVAL; this is encoded by the exons ATGtccaaaaaaaggaaattgaaagattatgAGAAAGTTGCACTTATTGAGGAGTGTAGTGTTATAATCCAAAATAAGCTTCCACTAAAGCTTAAGGATCCGAAGACTTTTTTTATCCTTTGTACTATTGGTAATGTTGAATTTTCTAAGGCTTTGTGTGATTTCGGCGATAGTGTTtcacttatgcctttgtttatTTTCAAGAAACCTGGACTTGAGGAGATAAAAACCATTACAGTTACTTTGCAGTTAGCTGACAGATCAATCAAGTACCCCATTGGGATTATAGAGaatgttttggttaaagttGAGAAATTCTACATTTCAATAGACTTCATTGTGCTTGAAATGGACGAAGATGTTGAGATTCCTCTTATTTTGGGACGACTATTCTTGGCTACAGTAGGAGAAATTATAGATGTGAAGAATGGTAAGCTAACCTTCAAAGTTAGAGAAGAGAAAGTTGTGTTTAATGTGTTCAATACAACTAAGTATCCTTCCTCTACAGATAATTGCTATGGAGTGGATTTAGTTGATAAGTTGACTAAGGAG GTATTTGATCGAACGGTGTCAAAACAGAGAAGAAAACCGAAGATTATACACAAGTCAGCAAGGTTGGCACCACCATGGAAGAGTTGGTGCTGTGATGCCGAGGAGAAGAATGGTGGCACCATATTAAAGGCAGCAAATGTGGCGTTGTAG